Proteins from a genomic interval of Lolium perenne isolate Kyuss_39 chromosome 1, Kyuss_2.0, whole genome shotgun sequence:
- the LOC127312006 gene encoding patellin-6, translated as MSPTATASPAPAADAAPKPPPSGAKRSLMGSLIDATSLLRAASFKEDSYVAAALPSSDLRALADLRALLATHPDPISIWGVPLNPPPPPTNADGSTPAQAPDERADVVLLKFLRARDFRVRDAHAMVLRCAAWRAEFRADAVVDEDLGFKDLEGVVAYMHGWDRDGRPVCYNAYGVFRDREMYDRAFGDGDRLARFLRWRVQVMERGVRALQLRPGGVNAIIQVTDLRDMPKRELRAASNQILSLFQDNYPEMVARKVFVNVPWYFSVLFSMISPFLTERTKSKFVIAREGNVAETLFKFIRPELVPVQYGGLSRASELENGPPKPASEFTIKGGEKVFLEIDGIEAGATITWDLVVGGWELDYGAEYVPAAEGSYTLCVERTRKVPATADEPVHNAFTAKEAGKMVLSIDNSGSRKRKVAAYRYFVRKPSA; from the exons ATGTCTCCCACCGCCACCGCATCCCCCGCGCCGGCCGCCGACGCGGCGCCGAAGCCGCCGCCCTCAGGAGCGAAGCGCAGCCTGATGGGGTCCCTCATCGACGCGACCTCGCTGCTCCGCGCAGCCTCCTTCAAGGAGGACTCATACGTGGCGGCGGCGCTCCCGTCGTCCGACCTCCGCGCGCTGGCCGACCTGCGGGCGCTCCTCGCCACCCACCCGGACCCAATCTCCATCTGGGGCGTGCCCCTCAACCCGCCCCCGCCCCCCACCAACGCCGACGGCTCCACGCCCGCCCAGGCCCCGGACGAGCGGGCCGACGTGGTGCTCCTCAAGTTCCTCCGCGCCAGGGACTTCCGCGTCCGTGACGCGCACGCCATGGTGCTCCGCTGCGCGGCATGGCGCGCCGAGTTCCGCGCAGACGCGGTGGTCGACGAGGACCTCGGGTTCAAGGACCTGGAGGGCGTGGTCGCCTACATGCACGGCTGGGACCGCGACGGGCGGCCCGTGTGCTACAACGCGTACGGGGTGTTCAGGGACCGGGAGATGTACGACCGGGCGTTCGGGGACGGCGACCGGCTCGCACGGTTCCTCCGGTGGCGCGTCCAGGTCATGGAGCGCGGCGTGCGGGCCCTCCAGCTCCGCCCCGGCGGGGTCAACGCCATTATACAGGTCACCGACCTCCGGGACATGCCCAAGCGCGAGctccgcgccgcctccaaccagaTCCTCTCGCTGTTCCAGGACAACTACCCCGAGATGGTCGCGCGCAAG GTGTTCGTGAACGTGCCTTGGTACTTCTCGGTGCTCTTCTCGATGATCTCGCCGTTCCTCACGGAGCGCACCAAGAGCAAGTTCGTCATCGCAAGGGAGGGCAACGTCGCCGAGACGCTCTTCAA GTTCATCCGGCCTGAGCTGGTGCCGGTGCAGTACGGCGGGCTGAGCCGCGCGAGCGAGCTGGAGAACGGCCCGCCCAAGCCGGCGTCCGAGTTCACCATCAAGGGCGGCGAGAAGGTGTTCCTGGAAATCGACGGCATTGAG GCCGGCGCAACGATCACGTGGGACCTGGTCGTCGGCGGCTGGGAACTGGACTACGGCGCGGAGTACGTCCCGGCGGCGGAGGGCAGCTACACGCTCTGCGTCGAGCGGACCAGGAAGGTCCCGGCGACCGCCGACGAGCCCGTCCACAACGCATTCACGGCCAAGGAGGCCGGCAAGATGGTGCTCTCCATCGATAACTCCGGCTCCCGGAAGCGGAAGGTCGCCGCATACCGCTACTTCGTGCGCAAGCCGTCCGCGTAG